A stretch of the Azospirillum thiophilum genome encodes the following:
- a CDS encoding CheR family methyltransferase, whose amino-acid sequence MTGAESEGLSAEDYATLCDFLRERTGLSFTEAKRYFVDRRVASRIQAVGAAGLRAYLNLLRFQASGEELQRLVNLMTVNETYFFREKYQFDCLVNSALDELVRGRPKGSRLRIWSAGCATGEEPYSIAIMLLEHWKRVDDYEIELLASDIDSAVLDRAREGVYDERALQGLPAHLRAKYFQPWRGAAEGGGPRWRIVEELRESVEFSLVNIADPQQARAFRGIDVIFCRNLLIYFDDLGRREAAGMFHDALAPGGFVCLGHSESMSRMSSLFVPRRFPDAILYQKPADGGAQ is encoded by the coding sequence GTGACCGGCGCCGAATCCGAAGGCCTGTCCGCGGAGGATTATGCGACGCTGTGCGACTTCCTGCGCGAACGCACCGGCCTGTCCTTCACCGAGGCCAAGCGCTATTTCGTCGACCGCCGCGTCGCGTCGCGCATACAGGCGGTCGGGGCGGCCGGCCTGCGCGCCTATCTGAACCTGCTGCGCTTCCAGGCGTCGGGAGAGGAGCTTCAGCGGCTCGTCAACCTGATGACGGTGAACGAGACCTATTTCTTCCGCGAGAAGTACCAGTTCGACTGCCTGGTGAATTCAGCCCTCGACGAGCTGGTGCGCGGACGGCCCAAAGGATCGCGGCTGCGCATCTGGTCGGCCGGCTGCGCCACCGGGGAGGAGCCCTATTCCATCGCCATCATGCTGCTGGAGCATTGGAAGCGGGTGGACGATTACGAGATCGAGCTGCTGGCGTCGGACATCGACAGCGCGGTTCTGGACCGCGCGCGCGAGGGCGTCTATGACGAGCGCGCCCTGCAGGGGCTGCCGGCCCATCTGCGCGCCAAATATTTCCAGCCCTGGCGCGGGGCCGCCGAGGGCGGCGGGCCGCGCTGGCGGATCGTGGAGGAGTTGCGTGAGTCGGTCGAGTTCTCGCTGGTCAACATCGCCGATCCGCAGCAGGCGCGGGCGTTCCGCGGGATCGACGTCATCTTCTGCCGCAACCTGCTGATCTATTTCGACGACCTGGGCCGGCGGGAGGCGGCGGGCATGTTCCACGATGCGCTGGCGCCGGGCGGCTTCGTCTGCCTCGGCCATTCGGAAAGCATGAGCCGCATGTCCTCGCTGTTCGTCCCGCGCCGCTTCCCGGACGCGATCCTCTACCAGAAGCCGGCCGACGGAGGGGCACAATGA
- a CDS encoding ABC transporter permease gives MNDPSVHPAIPRADFSLRRIAAMVLRYWYLLRGSWPRILELAYWPTMQMILWGYINQFMASGSGGGSGWVAQGAGVLVSAVLLWDVLFRGQLGVSVSFLEEMWSRNLGHLFVSPLRPGEWITALMTMSLLRTLIGVLPAALLAIPFFGYSVFALGLPLAAFFVNLIVLGWSLGLLIVALILRYGMGAEGLAWIVVFMLAPVSAVYYPVSILPVWLQPVALALPSAHVFEGMRALIFDGILRWDHLAWAFGLNALYMAAGVAVFLYAFRQARIRGALLQTGE, from the coding sequence ATGAATGACCCTTCGGTCCATCCGGCCATTCCCCGCGCCGATTTCTCGCTACGCCGGATCGCCGCCATGGTGCTGCGCTACTGGTACCTGCTGCGCGGATCCTGGCCGCGCATCCTGGAACTGGCCTATTGGCCGACCATGCAGATGATCCTGTGGGGCTACATCAACCAGTTCATGGCGTCGGGCAGCGGCGGGGGCAGCGGCTGGGTGGCGCAGGGGGCCGGCGTGCTGGTCAGCGCGGTGCTGCTGTGGGACGTCCTGTTCCGCGGCCAGCTCGGCGTCTCCGTCTCCTTCCTGGAGGAGATGTGGTCGCGCAACCTCGGCCACCTGTTCGTCAGCCCGCTCCGCCCCGGCGAATGGATCACCGCGCTGATGACCATGAGCCTGCTGCGCACGCTGATCGGCGTGCTGCCGGCGGCGCTGCTGGCGATCCCCTTCTTCGGCTATTCGGTCTTCGCGCTGGGCCTGCCGCTGGCGGCCTTCTTCGTCAACCTGATCGTCCTGGGCTGGTCGCTCGGCCTGCTGATCGTGGCGCTGATCCTGCGCTACGGCATGGGGGCGGAGGGGCTGGCCTGGATCGTCGTCTTCATGCTGGCCCCGGTCAGCGCGGTCTACTATCCGGTGTCGATCCTGCCCGTCTGGCTCCAGCCGGTCGCGCTGGCCCTGCCGTCGGCCCATGTGTTCGAGGGCATGCGGGCGCTGATCTTCGACGGCATCCTGCGCTGGGACCATCTGGCCTGGGCCTTCGGCCTGAACGCGCTCTACATGGCGGCGGGCGTCGCGGTCTTCCTCTACGCCTTCCGTCAGGCGCGCATTCGCGGCGCGCTGCTGCAGACCGGGGAGTGA
- a CDS encoding chemotaxis protein CheA, producing MNELFDQFIVEAQDLLETAGAALLALERDPADRTAVDELFRAFHTLKGASALFEMAPFTRLVHAGEDVLSLLRDGRRSMTPELADRLFRALDQCARWVAALEDGGALPADAADAAEPLARALSGGGEAPAAEGAAGDDGTGGFPWLAALTAEERRAAGEGVLTAIDYTPDPDCFFTGDDPLALFRRVPDLRLLRIDPAEPLPPPAEIDPHRCLLRFRALSGAVPEAVAPAFRSVPDQVRTGAVVLAAPAPAPTPASLADAMLAEQAHILDLPGGAAERDARRAAVLRTVTAIQAALGRRVDRRRLEAACTDGDGLRRFLAGDVEAGPEPTPVPTAAAAPPPAARRALRVEPERMDALMTLVGELSVVKGQLGPLVRRAADAGPGAEFGRDLKSFSARLDTLVGDLRHAALRLRLLPLARVFEPLPRLVRDTARRLGKSVELVLEGAETEADKDILDMLGEPLLHLVRNALDHGIEGPERRAAAGKPPAGTLRIRAFQDKDGVVVEVSDDGGGIDPAAMRRAAVAKGLLEPEAAAALVDTDALRLVFAPGFSTATGVSDLSGRGVGMDAVRAAVERAGGRVEIASTVGAGTRVRLALPLTLSITRVVVVEAAGALYGVPVALVGGVQRVPRTAIRAVKRAESVVLRDRVVPLVRLRRLLGQPEEELGDGPGEGGTDCVLLAEMGDGPVAVAVDDVGERADVVLRPMSGVLRGLRGYAGTAVLGDGRLILVLDLRELL from the coding sequence ATGAACGAGCTGTTCGACCAGTTCATCGTCGAGGCGCAGGACCTGCTGGAGACCGCCGGCGCCGCGCTGCTGGCGCTGGAGCGCGACCCGGCCGACCGTACCGCGGTGGACGAGCTGTTCCGCGCCTTCCACACCCTGAAGGGGGCGAGCGCCCTGTTCGAGATGGCGCCCTTCACCCGGCTGGTCCATGCCGGGGAGGACGTGCTGTCGCTGCTGCGCGACGGCCGGCGCAGCATGACTCCCGAACTGGCCGACCGGCTGTTCCGTGCGCTCGACCAGTGCGCCCGCTGGGTGGCGGCGCTGGAAGACGGCGGCGCGCTGCCCGCCGATGCCGCGGACGCGGCCGAGCCGCTGGCCCGTGCGCTGTCGGGCGGCGGGGAGGCGCCTGCGGCGGAGGGGGCGGCCGGGGACGATGGAACCGGAGGCTTCCCCTGGCTGGCGGCGCTGACGGCGGAGGAACGGCGCGCGGCCGGCGAGGGGGTGCTGACGGCGATCGACTACACGCCCGATCCCGACTGCTTCTTCACCGGCGACGACCCGCTGGCGCTGTTCCGCCGGGTGCCCGACCTGCGGCTGCTGCGGATCGACCCGGCGGAGCCGCTGCCGCCGCCGGCGGAGATCGATCCCCATCGCTGCCTGCTGCGCTTCCGGGCGCTCAGCGGTGCTGTGCCGGAGGCGGTGGCGCCGGCCTTCCGCAGCGTGCCCGACCAGGTGCGGACCGGTGCGGTGGTGCTGGCGGCGCCCGCGCCCGCGCCGACGCCGGCCTCGCTGGCCGACGCCATGCTGGCGGAACAGGCGCACATCCTGGACCTGCCCGGCGGCGCGGCCGAACGCGATGCCCGCCGGGCGGCGGTGCTGCGGACGGTGACGGCGATCCAGGCGGCGCTCGGCCGGCGGGTGGACCGGCGCCGGCTGGAGGCCGCCTGCACCGATGGCGACGGCCTGCGCCGGTTCCTTGCCGGCGACGTCGAGGCCGGGCCTGAGCCGACCCCGGTCCCGACCGCCGCCGCCGCCCCTCCGCCGGCCGCGCGCCGCGCCCTGCGGGTGGAGCCCGAGCGGATGGACGCGCTGATGACGCTGGTCGGCGAGCTGTCGGTGGTGAAGGGACAGCTTGGGCCGCTGGTCCGCCGCGCCGCGGATGCCGGTCCGGGGGCCGAGTTCGGGCGCGACCTGAAATCCTTCTCCGCCCGGCTGGACACGCTGGTCGGCGACCTGCGCCATGCCGCCCTGCGGCTGCGGCTGCTGCCGCTGGCCCGGGTCTTCGAACCGCTGCCCCGGCTGGTCCGCGACACCGCCCGCCGGCTGGGCAAGAGTGTGGAGCTGGTGCTGGAGGGGGCGGAGACGGAGGCCGACAAGGACATTCTCGACATGCTGGGCGAGCCGCTGCTGCATCTGGTGCGCAACGCGCTCGACCACGGCATCGAGGGTCCGGAGCGCCGTGCCGCCGCCGGCAAGCCACCCGCCGGCACCCTGCGCATCCGCGCCTTCCAGGACAAGGACGGCGTGGTGGTCGAGGTTTCGGACGACGGCGGCGGCATCGACCCCGCCGCGATGCGCCGCGCCGCCGTGGCCAAGGGGTTGCTGGAGCCGGAGGCCGCCGCGGCCCTGGTCGATACTGACGCGCTGCGGCTGGTCTTCGCCCCCGGATTCAGCACGGCGACCGGTGTTTCCGACCTGTCCGGCCGCGGGGTCGGCATGGATGCGGTGCGCGCCGCGGTGGAACGGGCCGGCGGCCGGGTGGAGATCGCCTCGACGGTCGGCGCCGGCACGCGGGTCCGGCTCGCCCTGCCGCTGACGCTCAGCATCACCCGCGTCGTGGTGGTGGAGGCGGCGGGGGCGCTCTACGGCGTGCCGGTCGCCCTGGTCGGCGGCGTCCAGCGCGTGCCGCGCACCGCCATCCGCGCGGTGAAGCGGGCGGAAAGCGTCGTCCTGCGCGACCGCGTCGTCCCGCTGGTCCGCCTGCGCCGCCTGCTGGGCCAGCCGGAAGAGGAGCTGGGGGACGGGCCGGGAGAAGGCGGGACCGACTGCGTGCTGCTGGCCGAGATGGGGGACGGCCCGGTCGCCGTCGCGGTCGACGATGTCGGCGAGCGTGCCGACGTGGTGCTGCGGCCGATGAGCGGGGTGCTGCGCGGCCTGCGCGGCTATGCCGGAACCGCGGTGCTGGGGGACGGCCGGCTGATCCTGGTGCTCGACCTGAGGGAGCTGCTGTGA
- a CDS encoding HEAT repeat domain-containing protein — translation MGLVKKKAGASPAVPPEDVRAGAAAADPLADPLAALGNADPSVRRDAAHALGRAPEPDAVAALARRLEEEGDAGVREAVLTALARIATPEAAAALVPFLDREDAALRNAALESLQQMPAAVAASVLLPLLGHADPDLRIFAVQGLGGLAIGPGPEPGPGPASGSGRGEWLAAVLERDADVNVGLAAVEALAEAGSPEALSSLEILARRFPDDPFVAFAVDAARSSFRGG, via the coding sequence ATGGGGCTGGTGAAGAAGAAAGCGGGCGCGAGCCCGGCCGTTCCGCCGGAGGATGTCCGGGCCGGTGCCGCGGCGGCCGATCCGCTCGCCGATCCGCTGGCCGCGCTTGGGAATGCCGACCCGTCGGTCCGGCGCGACGCGGCGCATGCGCTGGGCCGTGCGCCGGAGCCGGATGCCGTCGCGGCACTGGCCCGCCGGCTGGAGGAGGAGGGCGATGCCGGCGTGCGCGAGGCGGTGCTGACGGCGCTCGCCCGCATCGCCACGCCCGAGGCCGCGGCGGCCCTGGTCCCCTTCCTCGACCGCGAGGACGCCGCCCTGCGCAATGCCGCGCTGGAGAGCCTGCAGCAGATGCCGGCGGCGGTCGCCGCTTCGGTCCTGCTGCCGCTGCTCGGCCATGCCGACCCGGACCTGCGCATCTTCGCGGTGCAGGGGCTGGGCGGGCTGGCGATTGGACCCGGCCCGGAGCCCGGCCCTGGCCCGGCCTCCGGCTCCGGCCGGGGGGAGTGGCTGGCGGCGGTGCTGGAGCGCGACGCCGACGTCAATGTCGGCCTCGCCGCGGTGGAGGCGCTGGCCGAGGCCGGCAGTCCGGAAGCACTGTCGAGCCTGGAGATCCTGGCCCGCCGCTTCCCCGACGACCCTTTCGTCGCCTTCGCCGTCGACGCGGCCCGCTCGAGCTTCCGCGGTGGATGA
- a CDS encoding response regulator — protein sequence MSEGPKTAGPKTAGGPRVLVVDDAVTVRAFGRRVLEADGFVVDEAVNGIEGLERAMAAPPDLVIVDVNMRKMDGYTMLRVLRRDPALRDVPAIMISTESKDSDREQALLAGANWYIVKPPRPEMLVEAARLLTGRPLAGPPAESPAGTGGHGASPEGTP from the coding sequence ATGAGCGAAGGTCCCAAGACCGCAGGCCCAAAGACCGCAGGCGGGCCGCGCGTCCTGGTGGTCGACGATGCCGTGACCGTGCGCGCCTTCGGCCGCCGGGTGCTGGAGGCCGACGGCTTCGTGGTGGACGAGGCGGTGAACGGGATCGAGGGGCTGGAACGCGCGATGGCCGCCCCGCCCGATCTGGTGATCGTCGACGTCAACATGCGCAAGATGGACGGCTACACCATGTTGCGCGTGCTGCGCCGCGATCCGGCCCTGCGCGACGTGCCGGCCATCATGATCAGCACCGAATCGAAGGACAGCGACCGCGAGCAGGCGCTGCTGGCCGGCGCCAACTGGTACATCGTCAAGCCGCCGCGGCCGGAGATGCTGGTGGAGGCGGCCCGGCTGCTGACCGGCCGACCGCTCGCCGGCCCTCCGGCAGAAAGCCCCGCCGGCACGGGCGGACATGGCGCGAGCCCGGAGGGAACGCCATGA
- a CDS encoding ActS/PrrB/RegB family redox-sensitive histidine kinase produces the protein MMTLAGALAGPIPASPPPQWAQPDGRITLRTLILIRWVAVIGQLAAVGFVSLGLGFPLPLGPVLAAISASALLNVVAMAQQGGRLRLADRDAALYLSYDMLQLTLLLYLTGGLSNPFAILLLAPMTVGAAILSRYSTVLLTGLNLICLTALALWHFPLPWEEPVRSMAPLYAFGVWLSLTVSAVFIAGYVFRVAAEARRFADALAASQVALAREQRLGALGALAAAAAHELGSPLGTIAVVAKELARDLPPDSPYGEDVELLQSQVMRCREILADLARKPEADGGDPFERLPLTTLIEAAAAPHRLGHIAFAVEPHPVGEVDEPFLRRSPEIIHGIGNFIQNAHQFARHKVTVAAAWDGRGVTVTVMDDGPGFPPHLLGRIGEPYLSVRGERSGPKGQAGGGHMGLGIFIAQTLLEKTGATVQYANNPPAGIPPADPHAGGHQTPGGGARISVRWKTINAKK, from the coding sequence ATGATGACGCTCGCCGGCGCATTGGCCGGACCTATCCCGGCCTCGCCGCCGCCGCAATGGGCGCAGCCCGACGGCCGCATCACGCTGCGCACGCTGATCCTGATCCGCTGGGTCGCGGTCATCGGCCAGCTGGCCGCGGTCGGCTTCGTCAGCCTCGGGCTGGGCTTCCCGCTGCCGCTGGGGCCGGTGCTGGCCGCCATCAGCGCGTCTGCCCTGCTGAACGTGGTGGCGATGGCCCAGCAGGGCGGCCGGCTGCGGCTGGCCGACCGCGACGCGGCGCTGTATCTCAGCTACGACATGCTGCAGCTGACGCTGCTGCTGTACCTCACCGGCGGTCTCAGCAACCCCTTCGCCATCCTGCTGCTGGCGCCGATGACCGTCGGCGCGGCGATCCTGTCGCGCTACAGCACGGTGCTGCTGACCGGCCTGAACCTGATCTGCCTGACCGCGCTCGCCCTGTGGCACTTCCCGCTGCCGTGGGAGGAGCCGGTGCGCTCCATGGCGCCGCTCTACGCCTTCGGGGTGTGGCTGTCGCTGACGGTGTCGGCGGTCTTCATCGCCGGCTACGTCTTCCGCGTCGCCGCCGAGGCGCGGCGCTTCGCCGATGCGCTCGCCGCCTCGCAGGTGGCGCTGGCGCGCGAACAGCGGCTGGGCGCCCTGGGCGCGCTCGCCGCCGCCGCCGCGCACGAGCTGGGCTCGCCGCTCGGCACCATCGCCGTGGTGGCGAAGGAGCTGGCGCGCGACCTGCCGCCCGACAGCCCCTATGGCGAGGATGTCGAGCTGCTGCAGAGCCAGGTGATGCGCTGCCGCGAGATCCTGGCCGATCTGGCGCGCAAGCCCGAGGCCGATGGCGGCGACCCGTTCGAACGGCTGCCGCTGACCACGCTGATCGAGGCCGCCGCCGCCCCGCACCGGCTGGGCCACATCGCCTTCGCGGTGGAGCCGCACCCGGTCGGCGAGGTCGACGAACCCTTCCTGCGCCGCAGCCCGGAAATCATCCACGGCATCGGCAACTTCATCCAGAACGCCCACCAGTTCGCCCGCCACAAGGTCACGGTCGCCGCCGCCTGGGACGGCCGCGGCGTCACCGTGACGGTGATGGACGACGGGCCGGGCTTCCCGCCCCATCTGCTGGGCCGCATCGGCGAGCCGTACCTGTCGGTGCGCGGCGAGCGCTCAGGCCCCAAGGGCCAGGCGGGCGGCGGCCATATGGGGCTGGGCATCTTCATCGCGCAGACGCTGCTGGAGAAGACCGGCGCGACCGTGCAGTACGCCAACAACCCGCCGGCCGGCATCCCGCCCGCCGACCCGCATGCCGGCGGTCATCAGACGCCGGGCGGCGGCGCGCGGATTTCCGTGCGCTGGAAGACCATCAACGCCAAGAAATGA
- a CDS encoding ABC transporter ATP-binding protein: protein MPQHPAIIPSPAPSAVPAPAPAIRADGLTKRFPTPGGGQVTAVDAIGFTVARGSVTGLLGGNGAGKTTTISMLLGLLLPTAGTVEILGVDMARHRHAVLPRMNFSSPYVELPHRLTVRENLTVYAHLYGLTCVKKRVQELAEHLDLTRFLDRPSGGLSAGQKTRVALAKALLNDPELLLLDEPTASLDPDTADWIRTYLERYRARTGATILLASHNMLEVERLCDGVLMMRQGRIVDRGAPSALLARYGRQTLEEVFLDIARAPDGSLLAGETAGQTAGETADAAE, encoded by the coding sequence ATGCCGCAGCATCCGGCCATCATTCCCTCCCCTGCCCCCTCCGCTGTCCCGGCCCCCGCCCCGGCCATCCGGGCCGACGGGCTGACCAAGCGCTTCCCGACGCCCGGCGGCGGGCAGGTCACGGCGGTCGACGCCATCGGCTTCACCGTGGCGCGCGGCAGCGTGACCGGCCTGCTTGGCGGGAACGGCGCCGGCAAGACGACGACCATCTCGATGCTGCTCGGGCTGCTGCTGCCGACGGCCGGGACTGTGGAGATCCTGGGCGTCGACATGGCGCGCCATCGGCATGCCGTGCTTCCGCGCATGAACTTCTCCTCCCCCTACGTCGAGCTGCCCCATCGGTTGACGGTGCGGGAGAACCTTACCGTCTATGCCCACCTCTACGGTTTGACATGCGTCAAAAAGCGCGTCCAAGAATTGGCCGAGCATCTTGACCTGACCCGGTTTCTCGATCGTCCGTCCGGCGGCCTGTCCGCCGGGCAGAAAACCCGCGTCGCCCTGGCCAAGGCCCTGCTGAACGACCCGGAGCTCCTGCTGCTCGACGAGCCGACCGCCTCGCTCGACCCCGACACCGCCGATTGGATCCGGACCTATCTGGAGCGCTACCGCGCCCGCACCGGCGCCACCATCCTCCTGGCCTCCCACAACATGCTGGAGGTGGAGCGGCTGTGCGACGGCGTGCTGATGATGCGGCAGGGCAGGATCGTCGACCGCGGCGCGCCGTCGGCCCTGCTCGCCCGCTACGGCCGCCAGACCCTGGAGGAGGTGTTCCTGGACATCGCCCGCGCGCCCGACGGCTCGCTCCTGGCCGGGGAGACGGCCGGGCAGACGGCCGGGGAGACCGCCGATGCCGCCGAATGA
- the cheB gene encoding chemotaxis-specific protein-glutamate methyltransferase CheB, whose translation MGRPEPTVLVVDDSALMRRRIADLLGEAGFRVETAATGEEALARLPVLDPDVVTLDITMPGMDGLACLARIMVEHPKPVVMVSALTGAGAEETLEALRLGAVEAVQKPAAGAIGRIGMELVETVRAAASSRPRRVHGLRERLRLARARIAGEDFAAPAPPSPQDAPPSPAEALGGEGVVLIGVSTGGPSTLEDILPLLPADFPWPVVVAQHMPAAFTATLARRLDELCALRVVEAARATVLEPGMVCIARGGADLELARRGGRLQAVCVPASPDRPWHPNADRLVTSALRLLPADRLVGVLLTGMGDDGGASMADLHGRGGRTIAESEDSAVIFGMPQDLIRRGGAGIVLPSNRIAGQLVRWLMPAARRPDRRPDQRTG comes from the coding sequence ATGGGCAGGCCTGAGCCGACGGTGCTGGTGGTCGACGATTCCGCGCTGATGCGGCGGCGGATCGCCGACCTGCTGGGAGAGGCCGGTTTCCGGGTGGAGACCGCCGCGACCGGCGAGGAGGCGCTGGCGCGCCTGCCCGTCCTCGACCCCGACGTGGTGACGCTGGACATCACCATGCCGGGCATGGACGGGCTGGCCTGCCTCGCCCGCATCATGGTGGAGCATCCCAAGCCGGTGGTCATGGTCTCCGCCCTGACCGGCGCGGGTGCGGAGGAGACGCTGGAGGCTCTGCGGCTGGGCGCGGTGGAGGCGGTCCAGAAGCCGGCGGCCGGCGCCATCGGCCGCATCGGCATGGAGCTGGTGGAGACGGTGCGCGCCGCAGCCTCCTCGCGCCCGCGCCGCGTGCATGGCCTGCGCGAACGGTTGCGGCTGGCGCGTGCCCGCATCGCCGGGGAGGATTTCGCCGCCCCCGCCCCCCCATCGCCGCAGGATGCGCCGCCGTCCCCGGCGGAGGCGCTGGGCGGTGAGGGCGTCGTGCTGATCGGCGTGTCCACCGGCGGGCCGAGCACGCTGGAGGACATCCTGCCGCTGTTGCCGGCGGATTTTCCCTGGCCGGTGGTGGTGGCGCAGCACATGCCGGCCGCCTTCACCGCGACGCTGGCGCGGCGGCTGGATGAGCTGTGCGCGCTCAGGGTGGTGGAGGCGGCGCGGGCGACGGTGCTGGAGCCGGGGATGGTCTGCATCGCCCGCGGCGGCGCCGACCTGGAGCTGGCGCGGCGCGGCGGACGGTTGCAGGCGGTCTGCGTCCCGGCGTCGCCCGACCGGCCCTGGCATCCGAACGCCGACCGGCTGGTGACGAGCGCGCTGCGGCTGCTGCCGGCCGACCGGCTGGTCGGCGTGCTGCTGACCGGCATGGGCGACGACGGCGGGGCGTCGATGGCCGACCTGCATGGCCGTGGCGGCCGGACCATCGCGGAGTCCGAGGACAGCGCCGTCATCTTCGGCATGCCGCAGGATCTGATCCGCCGCGGCGGCGCCGGCATCGTGCTGCCGTCGAACCGGATCGCCGGCCAGCTGGTCCGCTGGCTGATGCCCGCCGCACGGCGGCCTGATCGGCGGCCGGACCAGCGGACAGGCTAG
- a CDS encoding ActR/PrrA/RegA family redox response regulator transcription factor — protein sequence MDTLKTTDDLLSGDAVKLTFTGDVTRSLLIVDDDAPFRTRLARAMEKRGFNVVAVDSVQLGIEVAQESAPAFAVVDLRLGDGNGLDVVSALRDARPDARVVMLTGYGNIATAVAAVKAGAVDYLPKPADADAVESALLADGRPLPQPPENPMSADRVRWEHIQRVFEQCERNVSETARRLKMHRRTLQRILNKHAPRA from the coding sequence GTGGACACCCTCAAAACAACCGATGACCTGCTGTCGGGCGATGCCGTCAAACTGACCTTCACTGGCGACGTCACCCGCAGCCTCCTGATCGTCGACGACGATGCCCCCTTCCGCACGCGGCTCGCCCGCGCCATGGAGAAGCGCGGCTTCAACGTGGTGGCGGTCGACAGCGTGCAGCTCGGCATCGAGGTGGCGCAGGAATCGGCCCCCGCCTTCGCGGTGGTCGACCTGCGGCTCGGCGACGGCAACGGGCTGGACGTGGTGTCGGCCCTGCGCGACGCCCGTCCCGACGCCCGCGTCGTCATGCTGACCGGCTACGGCAACATCGCCACCGCGGTCGCGGCGGTGAAGGCCGGCGCGGTCGATTACCTGCCCAAGCCCGCCGACGCCGACGCCGTGGAATCGGCCCTGCTGGCCGACGGCCGCCCGCTGCCCCAGCCGCCGGAAAACCCGATGTCGGCCGACCGCGTGCGCTGGGAGCACATCCAGCGCGTCTTCGAGCAGTGCGAGCGCAACGTGTCGGAAACCGCGCGCCGCCTGAAGATGCACCGCCGCACGCTCCAGCGCATCCTGAACAAGCACGCCCCGCGCGCCTGA
- a CDS encoding YgaP family membrane protein, which produces MGPVDRALRAIVGLILISLTVVGPQTLWGLVGLVPLLTAVAGFCPAYTLLGIKTCRTENRMV; this is translated from the coding sequence ATGGGACCGGTCGATCGCGCGTTGCGCGCCATCGTCGGGCTGATCCTGATTTCGCTGACCGTCGTCGGCCCGCAGACCCTGTGGGGACTGGTCGGGCTGGTGCCGCTGCTGACCGCCGTCGCCGGCTTCTGCCCGGCCTACACGCTGCTGGGCATCAAGACCTGCCGGACGGAAAACCGCATGGTCTGA